One window of Bifidobacterium pseudocatenulatum DSM 20438 = JCM 1200 = LMG 10505 genomic DNA carries:
- a CDS encoding carbohydrate ABC transporter permease, whose translation MKQNKLSYKIGQFLMFGGPATILFFAVVILPFFYGLYLTLTSWDGVSTTKPFVGLENYKAALADTAYWQSLGRTFIYSVIAVILTNIVAFLLAYLVTSGIKGQNFFRAGFFIPNLIGGIVLGYVWKFVFNRAFVAIAEVATQTDHASLLSTPNGAMFCLILVSVWQYAGYMMLIYVAGFMSVDQSLKEAAMIDGCNKGKAMWHVVIPLMRSSFVQCIFLSTTRCFMVYDLNLSLTKGEPFNQSVLAAMHVYNQAFVYKNYGTGQAEALVLFIVCAVIGMLQVYFGKKGEVAA comes from the coding sequence ATGAAACAGAATAAGCTTTCCTATAAAATCGGCCAGTTTCTGATGTTCGGTGGTCCGGCGACGATTCTTTTCTTCGCCGTGGTGATCCTGCCGTTCTTCTATGGCCTCTATCTGACACTTACCAGCTGGGACGGCGTTTCGACAACGAAGCCGTTCGTCGGTCTCGAAAACTACAAGGCGGCTCTTGCCGACACCGCATATTGGCAGTCGCTTGGACGCACCTTCATCTACTCCGTCATCGCCGTCATCCTCACCAACATCGTCGCCTTTCTGCTGGCCTACCTCGTGACCAGCGGCATCAAGGGCCAGAACTTCTTCCGTGCGGGCTTCTTCATTCCGAACCTCATCGGCGGCATCGTTCTGGGCTACGTGTGGAAGTTCGTCTTCAACCGCGCATTCGTGGCCATCGCCGAAGTGGCGACGCAAACAGACCACGCATCGCTGCTCTCCACGCCAAACGGCGCAATGTTCTGCTTGATCCTCGTTTCGGTCTGGCAGTACGCAGGCTACATGATGCTGATTTACGTGGCAGGCTTCATGAGCGTTGACCAGAGCCTGAAGGAAGCGGCCATGATCGATGGCTGCAACAAGGGCAAGGCCATGTGGCACGTGGTCATCCCGCTGATGCGCTCCTCCTTCGTGCAGTGCATCTTCCTGAGCACCACCCGTTGCTTCATGGTGTACGACCTGAACCTTTCGCTTACCAAGGGCGAACCGTTCAACCAGTCGGTGCTCGCGGCAATGCACGTCTACAACCAGGCATTCGTTTACAAGAACTATGGCACCGGTCAGGCGGAGGCGTTGGTCCTCTTCATCGTCTGCGCAGTGATCGGCATGCTGCAGGTGTACTTCGGCAAGAAGGGTGAGGTGGCAGCATAA
- a CDS encoding ABC transporter substrate-binding protein yields MSKFSSWKKAGTAIVATLMTVGMLGACGSSSSSSGTKITIFNSKVEIESQMEDMAAKYSKEKGVDVEVYYSNDTVAAHLATKYASKDPYTISMVDAKDIYSLAEEHAVDLSDQDWVKDTDYAISINGKTYGFPVSIEARGLIYNADAIKQVTGKEFKPENYKTLDEFKDLIDELKAGGMESPTGVMKEDWSLAAHFLPEVYEEQEDPDAFCHELKDGKVDLSSNAKWNSLMDFFDVMKDNNYAKSSAISAEREVTEQKLAEGEIAFMFGGNWDWSVLNQYDYTENMGLMPVPQNTDDGSNEKLVGGGSKYFFIDSSDNTSDEQRQAAKDFLNWLAEDKAGQEFISTDAALISPFKNNEIEASDPLGKSVKSYADAGKLIDNYNYLPDDHFSVLGAAFQKWLAGEEDRAGLAQDIQDYWKTAKFTGATA; encoded by the coding sequence ATGAGCAAGTTCTCTTCTTGGAAGAAGGCTGGCACCGCTATTGTTGCAACGCTGATGACCGTTGGCATGCTGGGAGCATGCGGATCGTCGTCCAGCTCCAGCGGCACCAAGATCACCATCTTCAACTCCAAGGTTGAAATCGAAAGCCAAATGGAAGACATGGCTGCGAAGTACTCCAAGGAAAAGGGTGTGGACGTTGAGGTCTACTACTCCAACGACACCGTCGCAGCGCATCTCGCCACCAAGTACGCATCCAAGGATCCGTACACCATCTCCATGGTCGACGCCAAGGACATCTACTCCTTGGCTGAAGAGCACGCCGTCGATCTGTCCGACCAGGATTGGGTCAAAGACACCGACTACGCCATCAGCATTAACGGCAAGACCTACGGCTTCCCGGTCTCCATCGAAGCCCGTGGCCTGATCTACAATGCTGACGCCATCAAGCAGGTCACCGGTAAGGAATTCAAGCCTGAGAACTACAAGACCCTTGACGAGTTCAAGGATCTCATCGACGAGCTCAAGGCCGGCGGCATGGAATCCCCGACCGGTGTCATGAAGGAAGACTGGTCCCTCGCCGCGCACTTCCTGCCAGAAGTCTACGAGGAGCAGGAAGATCCGGACGCCTTCTGCCATGAGCTCAAGGACGGCAAGGTTGACCTCAGCTCCAACGCCAAGTGGAACTCCCTGATGGACTTCTTCGACGTGATGAAAGACAACAACTACGCCAAGTCCTCCGCCATCTCCGCCGAGCGTGAGGTGACCGAGCAGAAGCTGGCTGAAGGTGAAATCGCCTTCATGTTCGGCGGCAACTGGGATTGGTCCGTGCTGAACCAGTACGATTACACCGAGAACATGGGTCTCATGCCGGTTCCGCAGAACACTGATGACGGCTCCAATGAGAAGCTCGTCGGCGGCGGCTCCAAGTACTTCTTCATCGACTCCTCCGACAACACCTCCGACGAACAGCGCCAGGCCGCCAAGGACTTCCTGAACTGGCTCGCCGAAGATAAGGCAGGCCAGGAGTTCATCTCCACTGATGCTGCTCTGATCTCCCCATTCAAGAACAACGAGATCGAAGCATCCGATCCGCTGGGCAAGTCCGTGAAGTCCTACGCTGACGCCGGCAAGCTGATCGACAACTACAACTACCTGCCTGACGACCACTTCTCTGTGCTCGGCGCCGCCTTCCAGAAGTGGCTCGCAGGTGAAGAGGACCGTGCAGGCCTCGCTCAGGACATCCAGGACTACTGGAAGACCGCTAAGTTCACCGGCGCAACCGCCTGA
- a CDS encoding MFS transporter, whose product MTEDNQHNAGEQQTPMQPQPLPGQVFVRPGIDDRPDYEKTLTEETKAALKRLAVQQNPRVPEASNERPEVQQTLINTEGGSPLTAFAHLDAAVPNLESSFLDLRDPMTAPDGTTPTKPQVHRLTAGFALGALLFTAPMAALNSVLIPQTISRLSGTDRVTDLALLSVVGTLLTFLMNAWISVGSDHSYCPLGRRTPWIIAGTVLTATSVAILSACDFMPLVIVFWLFTLIGHAMVSMPLAAAFGERVPDKFRDRADAWRGVGQAFGQVLGIIAAVSITWAADDSGWDGTTRFAMMVFALCLVVAGVATLLVLPFEGSSSYLPREGVKKGDYFSQYRPPKGAPKFFIAFAARMFAIAATSGIAIYQWYLAQDGLGDVSQVTMFGLSGAAAVMSMMAVAAFVGSLLAALLLGRIARAFKDSRIPAIAACLLFVVAVVLPLTPIDSAMAVALYALFAGFAYVVYDGVSQGLNLATLPDVRSVGRSLAAFSLANTFGSLIGAVVCAIAIAVTGEYLLIFAVAAGCMAVAGVLTLLLK is encoded by the coding sequence ATGACTGAAGACAATCAACATAATGCAGGTGAGCAGCAGACTCCAATGCAGCCGCAGCCGCTGCCGGGCCAGGTGTTCGTGCGCCCCGGTATCGATGACCGTCCCGATTACGAAAAAACGCTGACCGAAGAGACCAAAGCGGCCCTGAAGCGCTTGGCCGTACAGCAGAATCCGCGCGTGCCCGAGGCTTCCAACGAGCGTCCGGAAGTGCAGCAGACCCTCATCAACACGGAAGGCGGCTCCCCGCTGACCGCGTTCGCCCATCTCGACGCCGCTGTGCCGAACCTCGAATCGTCGTTCCTTGACCTGCGCGATCCGATGACCGCGCCCGACGGCACCACGCCCACCAAACCGCAGGTGCATCGTCTCACCGCCGGCTTCGCGCTTGGTGCGCTGCTGTTCACCGCGCCGATGGCCGCGCTCAACTCTGTGCTCATTCCGCAGACCATCAGCCGTCTTTCCGGCACCGACCGCGTCACCGATCTGGCGCTGCTCAGCGTCGTCGGCACGTTGTTGACGTTCCTGATGAACGCGTGGATTTCCGTCGGATCCGACCATTCGTACTGCCCGCTGGGCCGCCGCACCCCGTGGATCATCGCCGGCACGGTGCTGACCGCCACGTCGGTGGCGATTCTTTCCGCATGCGATTTCATGCCGTTGGTCATCGTGTTCTGGCTGTTTACGCTGATCGGACATGCGATGGTATCGATGCCGCTGGCGGCCGCTTTCGGTGAGCGCGTGCCTGACAAGTTCCGTGATCGTGCGGACGCGTGGCGTGGCGTTGGCCAAGCGTTCGGCCAGGTGTTGGGCATTATCGCGGCCGTTTCGATTACGTGGGCTGCCGACGATTCCGGTTGGGATGGCACCACGCGTTTCGCCATGATGGTGTTTGCGTTGTGCCTGGTGGTGGCTGGTGTGGCTACGTTGCTGGTGTTGCCGTTTGAGGGTTCCAGCAGCTATTTGCCTCGTGAGGGTGTGAAGAAGGGCGATTATTTTTCGCAGTATCGTCCGCCGAAGGGCGCTCCGAAGTTCTTCATTGCGTTTGCCGCGCGCATGTTTGCCATCGCAGCCACTTCCGGCATTGCGATTTACCAGTGGTATCTTGCGCAGGATGGTTTGGGTGATGTTTCGCAGGTCACCATGTTTGGTTTGTCCGGAGCGGCTGCGGTTATGTCGATGATGGCCGTTGCCGCGTTCGTCGGCTCGCTGTTGGCTGCGCTGCTGCTTGGCCGCATCGCCCGCGCTTTCAAAGATTCCCGTATTCCCGCGATTGCCGCCTGCTTGTTATTTGTGGTTGCTGTGGTGCTTCCGTTGACGCCGATCGATAGTGCTATGGCGGTCGCGCTGTATGCGCTGTTTGCAGGTTTCGCGTATGTGGTGTATGACGGCGTGAGCCAAGGGTTGAATCTTGCGACGTTGCCGGATGTGCGTTCCGTTGGTCGTTCGTTGGCTGCGTTCAGTTTGGCGAATACGTTCGGTTCGTTGATTGGCGCTGTCGTTTGCGCGATTGCGATTGCGGTGACTGGCGAGTATCTGCTGATTTTCGCTGTTGCCGCCGGTTGCATGGCTGTTGCGGGCGTGCTGACGTTGCTGCTGAAATGA
- the ilvC gene encoding ketol-acid reductoisomerase, protein MAATIWYEKDADLSVFDGKKVAILGYGSQGHAHALNLRDSGVDVVVGLRPTSKSVEYAKEQGLEVKPVAEAVAEADVVMILLPDQYQAAVYKKDVEPNLKPGAALAFAHGFNIHYGYIKPSEDHPVFMVAPKGPGHIVRREYAAGRGVPVVVAVEQDPDGKTWPLCLAYAKALGALRAGAIKTTFTEETETDLFGEQDVLMGGINHLCDMGFDVLTEAGYQPEIAYFEVFHELKMLVDLANEGGLNKARWSCSDTAQYGDYTSTVITEETKKRMQYQLKRIQDGSFAKEFMDDQAAGAPKFKELQEEYSHPHLETVGPKLRAMFSWNNQTDADADMAESFNGKIARTQVQ, encoded by the coding sequence ATGGCAGCAACTATCTGGTACGAGAAGGATGCCGATCTGTCCGTGTTCGATGGCAAGAAGGTGGCCATCCTCGGTTACGGTTCCCAGGGTCACGCCCACGCGCTGAACCTGCGCGATTCCGGTGTGGATGTCGTCGTCGGCCTGCGTCCTACCTCTAAGTCCGTGGAATACGCCAAGGAGCAGGGCCTCGAGGTCAAGCCTGTTGCCGAGGCCGTTGCCGAAGCCGACGTTGTGATGATCCTGCTGCCTGACCAGTACCAGGCCGCCGTGTACAAGAAGGACGTTGAGCCGAACCTGAAGCCGGGCGCTGCTCTGGCTTTCGCTCACGGCTTCAACATCCACTACGGCTACATCAAGCCGTCCGAGGATCATCCGGTGTTCATGGTCGCCCCGAAGGGCCCGGGCCACATCGTTCGTCGTGAGTACGCCGCCGGCCGTGGCGTTCCGGTCGTTGTGGCTGTGGAGCAGGATCCGGATGGCAAGACCTGGCCGCTGTGCCTGGCTTACGCCAAGGCTCTGGGCGCTCTGCGCGCAGGCGCCATCAAGACCACCTTCACCGAGGAGACCGAAACCGATCTGTTCGGTGAGCAGGACGTGCTCATGGGTGGCATCAACCACCTGTGCGATATGGGCTTCGATGTGCTGACCGAGGCTGGCTACCAGCCGGAGATCGCCTACTTCGAGGTGTTCCACGAGCTGAAGATGCTGGTGGATCTGGCCAACGAGGGTGGTCTGAACAAGGCTCGCTGGAGCTGCTCCGACACCGCTCAGTACGGCGATTACACCTCCACCGTCATCACTGAAGAGACCAAGAAGCGCATGCAGTACCAGCTCAAGCGCATTCAGGACGGCTCCTTCGCCAAGGAGTTCATGGATGATCAGGCCGCGGGCGCTCCGAAGTTCAAGGAGCTGCAGGAAGAGTACAGCCACCCGCACCTGGAGACCGTTGGTCCGAAGCTGCGCGCCATGTTCTCTTGGAACAACCAGACGGACGCCGATGCCGATATGGCCGAGTCCTTCAACGGCAAGATCGCTCGTACCCAGGTTCAGTGA
- a CDS encoding carbohydrate ABC transporter permease, producing the protein MKGQTSTRTKVLHALMIVVLTILLLLFIAPFILVVINVFKTKADINTAPLALIGKHGFTLENFPRAMDKMNFVTVFGNSAVITISATILTILFSAMCAYVIVRNPSWKFGGMVFALMVASMVIPFQVLMVPLVSVYGGLLDVLNSRITLILMHTGFSVSLAVFMFHGAIKTNIPNELEEAASIDGCSKWRTFWTIVFPLLKPTVATVAIIDAMAFWNDYLLPSLVLGRRELYTIPIATQIFYGTYSNDIGLIMAALLLAMLPILILYLFLQRYIVEGVTSGAVKG; encoded by the coding sequence ATGAAGGGTCAAACCAGCACTCGCACCAAGGTTCTGCATGCACTGATGATCGTCGTTCTGACGATTCTGCTGCTGCTGTTCATCGCACCGTTCATTCTGGTCGTGATCAACGTCTTCAAGACCAAGGCGGACATCAACACCGCTCCGCTGGCACTGATCGGCAAGCACGGGTTCACCCTGGAGAACTTCCCCAGGGCAATGGACAAGATGAACTTCGTCACCGTGTTCGGCAACTCCGCGGTCATCACCATCAGCGCAACCATACTGACCATCCTGTTCTCCGCGATGTGCGCATACGTGATCGTGCGCAACCCCTCGTGGAAGTTCGGCGGCATGGTGTTCGCACTTATGGTGGCCTCCATGGTCATTCCGTTCCAGGTGCTCATGGTCCCGCTCGTGTCCGTCTACGGCGGCCTGCTTGACGTGTTGAACAGTCGTATCACGCTGATCCTCATGCACACCGGCTTCTCGGTCTCCCTGGCGGTGTTCATGTTCCACGGTGCGATCAAGACGAACATTCCGAACGAACTTGAGGAAGCGGCCAGCATCGACGGCTGTTCCAAGTGGCGCACCTTCTGGACGATCGTGTTCCCGCTGCTCAAGCCGACCGTCGCTACCGTCGCCATCATCGACGCCATGGCGTTCTGGAACGACTACCTGCTGCCGTCCCTGGTGCTGGGCCGTCGCGAACTGTACACCATCCCGATCGCAACCCAGATCTTCTACGGCACCTACTCCAACGATATCGGCCTGATCATGGCGGCCCTGCTGCTGGCCATGCTGCCGATCCTCATCCTGTACCTGTTCCTGCAGCGCTACATCGTCGAAGGCGTGACCTCCGGCGCAGTCAAGGGCTGA
- the ilvC gene encoding ketol-acid reductoisomerase yields the protein MAAQIWYENDGDLSVLEGKKVAIIGYGSQGHAHALNLRDSGVDVVVGLRPTSKSVEHAKEQGLEVKSVPEAAAEADIIMILAPDQYQRTIWANDIEPNIKPGAAVAFAHGFNIHYGYIKPSEDHPVFMVAPKGPGHIVRREYANGRGVPVVVAVEQDPRGDAWDITLAYAKALGALRAGAIKTTFTEETETDLFGEQNVLMGGVNKLVEMGFEVLTDAGYQPEIAYFEVCHELKMLVDLMNEGGLNKARWSCSDTAQYGDYTNTCIDEHVRERMQYHLQRIQDGSFAKEFIEDQDAGAPKFKALQEEYGNVRIETVGPKLRAMFSWNNGKDDDADMATFTGKIARG from the coding sequence ATGGCTGCACAAATCTGGTACGAGAACGACGGCGATCTCTCGGTCCTCGAAGGTAAGAAGGTTGCCATCATCGGTTACGGTTCCCAGGGTCATGCTCACGCTCTGAACCTGCGCGATTCCGGTGTGGACGTCGTCGTTGGCCTGCGTCCGACCTCCAAGTCCGTCGAGCACGCCAAGGAGCAGGGTCTGGAAGTCAAGTCCGTTCCGGAAGCTGCTGCTGAGGCCGATATCATCATGATTCTGGCTCCGGATCAGTACCAGCGCACCATCTGGGCCAATGACATCGAGCCGAACATCAAGCCGGGTGCAGCTGTTGCTTTCGCTCACGGCTTCAACATCCACTACGGCTACATCAAGCCGTCCGAGGATCATCCGGTGTTCATGGTCGCCCCGAAGGGCCCGGGCCACATCGTGCGTCGTGAGTACGCCAACGGCCGTGGCGTTCCGGTCGTCGTGGCCGTGGAGCAGGATCCGCGCGGCGACGCTTGGGACATCACCCTGGCTTACGCCAAGGCTCTGGGCGCTCTGCGTGCAGGCGCCATCAAGACCACCTTCACCGAGGAGACCGAGACCGATCTGTTCGGCGAGCAGAATGTGCTCATGGGCGGCGTGAACAAGCTTGTTGAAATGGGCTTCGAGGTCCTCACCGACGCCGGCTACCAGCCTGAAATCGCCTACTTCGAGGTCTGCCACGAGTTGAAGATGCTCGTCGACCTCATGAACGAGGGTGGTCTGAACAAGGCTCGCTGGTCCTGCTCCGACACCGCCCAGTACGGCGACTACACCAACACCTGCATCGACGAGCACGTGCGTGAGCGCATGCAGTACCACCTGCAGCGCATCCAGGACGGCTCCTTCGCCAAGGAGTTCATCGAGGACCAGGACGCTGGCGCTCCGAAGTTCAAGGCTCTGCAGGAAGAGTACGGCAACGTCCGCATCGAGACCGTCGGTCCGAAGCTGCGCGCCATGTTCTCCTGGAACAACGGCAAGGATGACGACGCTGATATGGCCACCTTCACCGGCAAGATCGCCCGTGGCTGA
- a CDS encoding MFS transporter: protein MSAVEAAAGKAQAMVRDSVKTVIAASMVGTAIEFYDFYAYGTAAANYFPKVFFGDTTNPTVALLASLLTFAIAFIARPLGSLVFGHFGDRMGRKTTLVVSLLTMGIATFLIGCLPTYSQWGIVAVAALCLCRFVQGIGLGGEWSGAALVATENAPEDKRALYGSFPELGAPIGFFLSNGTYFLLETFNDDDAMLAWGWRVPFLLSAVLVIVGLVVRVQMEETPIFRMAQEQKKVVKSPLTEVFKKSWKEVIQATFLVAVTYTLFYTLATWSLAWGTKTVEQGGGDLGFTNREYLLMLMLAICVFAAFIVISCVNADKFGRKRVIVISSCCLVAFALLFPFLLDPSVVGQRNFAANLLFLCIGFALMGTAFGPIGAFLPELFDANVRYSGSGIGYNLAAIVGAAFVPTIATWLSHHWGVHSVGLYLGVMAVCCLVAVLSCKETKDVDFTK from the coding sequence ATGAGTGCAGTCGAAGCAGCCGCTGGCAAAGCGCAGGCAATGGTGCGCGATTCGGTGAAAACCGTTATCGCCGCTTCCATGGTCGGCACCGCCATTGAGTTCTACGACTTCTACGCATACGGCACCGCCGCTGCGAACTATTTCCCGAAGGTGTTCTTCGGAGACACCACCAATCCGACTGTCGCACTGCTGGCCAGCCTGCTGACCTTCGCCATCGCGTTCATCGCACGCCCGCTCGGATCCTTGGTGTTCGGCCATTTCGGCGACCGCATGGGCCGCAAGACCACGCTGGTGGTTTCGCTGTTGACCATGGGCATCGCCACGTTCCTGATCGGCTGCCTGCCGACTTACAGCCAGTGGGGCATTGTGGCTGTCGCCGCGCTGTGCCTGTGCCGTTTCGTGCAGGGCATCGGTCTGGGCGGCGAATGGTCGGGTGCCGCTTTGGTGGCCACCGAGAACGCTCCGGAAGACAAGCGCGCGCTGTATGGCTCCTTCCCGGAATTGGGCGCTCCGATCGGTTTCTTCCTGTCGAACGGTACCTACTTCCTGTTGGAAACGTTCAACGATGACGATGCGATGCTGGCATGGGGCTGGCGTGTGCCGTTCCTGCTGTCCGCAGTGCTGGTGATCGTCGGCCTCGTCGTGCGCGTGCAGATGGAGGAGACCCCGATCTTCCGCATGGCCCAGGAGCAGAAGAAGGTCGTCAAGTCCCCGTTGACCGAAGTGTTCAAGAAGAGCTGGAAGGAAGTCATCCAAGCCACGTTCCTGGTGGCCGTCACCTACACGCTGTTCTACACGCTGGCAACCTGGTCCCTCGCTTGGGGCACCAAAACCGTCGAGCAGGGCGGCGGAGACCTTGGTTTCACCAATCGTGAATACCTGCTCATGCTGATGCTTGCCATCTGCGTGTTCGCCGCGTTCATCGTCATTTCCTGCGTGAACGCCGATAAATTCGGCCGCAAGCGCGTGATCGTCATCTCGTCCTGCTGCCTCGTGGCATTCGCGCTGCTCTTCCCGTTCCTGCTTGATCCGTCGGTCGTCGGCCAGCGTAACTTCGCCGCCAACCTGCTGTTCCTATGCATCGGCTTCGCGTTGATGGGCACCGCATTCGGTCCGATCGGCGCGTTCCTGCCGGAGCTGTTCGACGCCAACGTGCGTTATTCCGGCTCCGGCATCGGCTACAACCTGGCCGCCATCGTCGGCGCGGCATTCGTGCCGACCATCGCCACTTGGCTGTCCCACCACTGGGGTGTGCACTCCGTCGGTCTGTACCTCGGCGTGATGGCCGTGTGCTGCCTTGTTGCGGTGCTGAGCTGCAAGGAGACTAAGGATGTTGATTTCACCAAGTGA